The Rattus rattus isolate New Zealand chromosome 8, Rrattus_CSIRO_v1, whole genome shotgun sequence genome contains the following window.
tgtccaatttactaaggaacctccagactgatttccagaatggttgtaccagtctgcaaacccaccaacaatggaggagtgttcctctttctccacatcctcgccagcatttgctgtcctgagtttttgatcttagccattctcactggtgtgaggtgaaatctcagggttgttttgatttgcatttcccttatgactaaagatgttgaacatttctttaggagcttctcagccatttggcattcctcagctgtgaattctttgtttagctctgaactccatttttaatagggttatttgactccctgaggtctaacttcttgagttctttgtatattttggacataagcccctatctgttgtaggattggtaaagatcttttcccaatctgttggttgctgttttgtcctaaccacagtgtcctttgccttacagaagctttgcagttttatgagatcccatttgtctattcttgatcttagagcataagccattggtgttttgttcaggaaattttttccagtgcccatgtgttccagatgcttccccactatgtttttctattagtttgagtgtatctggtttgatgtggaggtcattgatccacttggacttaagctttgtacaaggtgacaagcatggattgatctgcattcttcacatgttgacctccagttgaaccagcaccatttgctgaaaatgctatcttttttccattggatggttttggctcctttgtcaaaaatcaagtgcccataggtgtgtgggttcacttctgagtcttcaattctattccattggtctatctgtctgtctttgtaccaataccatacagttttttatcactattgctctgtaatactgcttgaattcagggatagtgattccccctgaagtccttttattgttgaggatagttttagctatcttggattttttgttattccagatgaatttgtaaattgttctgtctaacttgttgaagaattggattggtattttgatggggattgcattgaatctgtagataacttttggtaaaatggccatttttactatattaatcctgccaatccatgagcatgggagatctttccatcttctgaggttttcttcaatttctttcttcagaggtcttgaagttcttattgtacagatcttttacttgcttggttaaagtcactccgaggtactttatattatttgggactattatggagggtgttgtttccctaatttctttctcggcttgtttctcttttgtgtagaggaaggctactgatttatttgagttaattttatacccagccaatttgctgaagttgtttatcaactttagtagttctctggtggaacttttgggatcacttaaatatactattgtatcatgtgcaaatagtaatattttgacttcttcaaatgctttctcagcatctaatgaaatgatcatgtggttttgttctttcagtttctttatataatggatcacgttgatggtttttgttatattaaaccatccctgcatgcctgggatgaagcctacttgatcatgatggatgattgttttgatgtgttcttggattcggtttgccagaattttattgagtatttttgcatcgatattcataagggaaattggtctgaagttctctttctttgttgggtctttgtgtggtttaggtataagagtaattgtggctacatagaaggaattcggtagtgctccatctgtttcaattttgtgaaatagtttggatagtattggtatgaggtcttctatgaaggtctgatagaattctccactaaacccgtctggacctgggctctttttggttgtgagacctttaatgactgcttctattaccttaggagttatggggttgtttaactggtttatctgttcctgatttagcttcggtacctggtatctgtctaggaaattttccatttcctccagattttccagtttttttgaatataggtttttgtagtaggatctgatgattttttgaatttcctctgattctgcagttatgtctcccttttcatttctgattttgttaacttggacacactctctgtgtcctctcgttagtctggctaagggtttatctatcttgttgattttctcaaagaaccaacttttggttctgttgattctttctatggtcctttttgtttctacttggtttatttcagctctgagtttgattatttcctgccttctactcctcctgggtgtatttgcttctttttgttctagagcttttaggtgtgctgtcaagctgctgacatatgctctctcctgtttctttctgcaggcactcagagctatgagttttcctcttagcacagctttcattgtgtcccataagtttgcgtaTGTTGGGTACAGTTGtttaatgtattttcattaaattccaagaagtctttaatttctttctttatttcttccttgaccaggttatcattgagtagagcattgttcagcttccatgtatatgtgggcgttcttcccttattgttattgaagaccagctttaggccgtggtggtctgtaggacgcatgggattgtttctatctttctgtacctgttgaggcctgttttttgactaattatatgctcaattttggagaaagtatcatgaggtgctgagaagaatgtatatccttttgctttagtatagaatattctataaatatctgttaagtccatttggttcatgacttctcttagtctatgttacttgacctttttcccttactgcttttaatattctttctttattttgtgcatttggtgttttgactattatgtgacaggaggagtttcttttctggtccaatctatttggagttctgtaggcttcttgtatgcttatgggcatatctttctttaggttaggttatttttcttctatgattttgttgaagatatttactggtccttttagctggggtcttcactctcttctatacttattatccttaggtttgatcttctcattgagtcctggattttctgtatgttttgaaccagtagctttttccgttttacactatctttgacagttgtgtcgattaTTTCtacggaatcttctgctcctgagattctctcttctatctcttgtattctgttggtgatgcttgtatctacggctccttgtctcttcctttggttttctatatccagggttgtttccctgtgttctttcttgattgcttctatttccatttttaattccttcaattgtttgattgtgttttcctggaattctttcagggatttttgtgattcctctctataggcttctacttgtttatttatgttttcctgcgtttctctaagggagttcttcatgtctttcttgaagtcctccaacataatgatcaaatataattttaaaactagatcttgcttttctggtgtgtttggatattcagtgtttgctttggtgggagaattgggctccgatgatgccatgtagtcttggtttctgttgcttgggttcctgtgcttgcccctcactatcagattatctctggtgttactttgttctgctatttctgatagtggctagactgtcctatatgcttgtgtgacaagagtgttgtagacctgttttcctgttttctttcagccagttatgggaacagagtgttctgctttcgggcatgtagtttttcctgtctacaggtcctcagctgttcctgtgggcctgaagcgttcctgtgtgttcctgtgagtcagaaatgtgggccgagtgtagtctcttctggcttcccaggcttgtctgcctctctgaaggtttagctctccctcccatgggatttgggtgcagagagctgttaatcCGGACCCTTTAGGTTCCGGAGGTGTCTCAGACGCACGGGGTCTGCAGCTACAGTGCACCTATCTACCATTTCCCAggggccgtatacagtttccttttgggccagggatgtgggcaggggtgggcagtattggtggtctctcccactctgtagTCTTGGAGTGCCCACTTGTCCAGGtggtgagctttctctcccacggggttcGCTAGCAGTGAGCTGCAGGCAGGGCTCCGCGAAGTTTGGAATCCAGCTAGAAACCCAAATTTAACTGTTTCTGTTCTCACATTCCATAATCTGTAGAAATATTATATGTATGCCATAAACTGTAAACAGTTCAATGTTTCCCTAACCAATGGATGGATAATTAAATTGTAGCATATTTATATATTGGAATACTACTAATCTActcttaaaaataagtaaaactcaAGGTAAATGAATTGAGGTAGAATCAATAACTCTCAGTGACATGTCAGGTCCAGAAACATGAATTCATATGCTTCTCACTTTTggatattatttttgtatttttaggtTTCTGCATTTCATAAAGAATAGATGATAATAAAGGCTTACATGTTGAACGTAGGTGAGATAAATACTGCACTGTATAAAAGCTAAATGAAAATTATGGAATATATTTGGTTGGACATGAGTGATTGTCAGAGGAGTGAATATGGAAGATGTAAATAAGtctaaatagttttttttaagttatatggATACCTACAACTATATAAACATTCTAAAATATGTTTGCACATCCATGTTCACATATAAAACTCAAATTAAGTTCATCaattcacaaacaaaaaacaaaataaagaatattaaaagcaaagaaatcagacatgaaaatagaaagagtGTTAGTAAATATGAACAGATTCATTGGAAGAAGAATAAAGATGAGAGAGATTAATGGTTTCATatgataaaaaactgtatttgCATAAATCAAGAGTAGTCTTTCTCAGCTttgaatattgctttttttttttaccagctaGCCAAGTTAACAATATATACTGTTGCAAACATGTCACCAATATTAAGAGGACAATCAACTATTTTCTGGTCTGTTGCCCAATCCATACAAGAGAGTTGTTGCTCACTGCTGTGGTCAAAGCCTAGAATTGTTGGTGTCACAAGAACTAAGGGTGAATCAATTTGATTTGTCATACAAAATGTACACACTATCATACTACCTCTTAAATATTATACCATTAGACAATGATTATCCTCAATCAAAATcccaaagaagcttctctttacaacCCTTTTCGACTAATGCCAAGAGTTATGCTTGATCCAAATGATAAGATAAAGTATGATTATCTTTACATATTAAACCAGTGTGATCCATTCAGGTCTCAGTAATTATTACAGAGAAAGCAGAATGAATTAACATGATAACTCATTAGACAGCAGTAAATAATGTTTCATAAGAACAATATGGAGATGGTTCTCTTGAACTAACAGGATCTTACCAAGACTCAGCTTATTAAAGTAAGCCCCATAACTGAAAGGACTCATAGGGATTGATCCATATGGCAGAGCTAATATCAGTCTAAGGCTGTGAGAAAAGGCATTGTCCTTAGTGATGTCACTGTGAATCACTTGTGGACCAATAGATTGCTTAAaaatcatgtatatgtgtgtggtccTGGTTAACCTACTGGATcgcaaacaaaaaaattacataatgaCAGAAAAGCAAGGTGCAAACTtagtgagaggagagggaattTATTGGGTTGGGAGGAGTATAAGAAATAATGGAGGTTTGATTTAGACCAGAATTCATCATATACATTTAGgaaaatctcaaagaataaataaaaagcaatgaatTAAATTATTATGCAAATATCTACTGAATATTCTGATCATTAAGCAGTAATTGGATCTGGAATTAAGtgaaatgtacaattttaaaaCCTCTAGTATAGTCTTCAAATTATTACATATTGCTAATGTTTCAGAATGATAGCTTAACTACCTAtgcattttaaacacacacacacaggcacacgcacacacatgcacacagcacacacacacacacacacacagaaacacatacagaatCACACACAGTCGTGGGCAAGAATAAATACCATCCATATTGAATAAGCATTCAAATTTCTGAAGTGAAATTTGGCATTAATTTGTTAAAATACTTACTCGCCATCGCACATTCATCCCAACCACAGTGATAATGTTTTCAAGAAATAAgcaaattttaaacaaacaaaaaacaatataaGTGCAAATCCTGATGCAGAATTTATTCAACAACTTCACACATATTTTGGGAACAAACAGACTTTATACTATATTTCAAGCCAGCATCCTAAATGGAAGTCATAGGGTGTAATATTAGAAAACCCTACTGTGGAATCTCTTCAGGGCATTACTGATATCTCtattcctcaggctgtagatgaaaggATTGAGCATAGGGCTCACTGCAGTGTATATCAATGAAGCCACTGCATTCTTTTGTGGAGAATGTGACACAGCTGAGCCAAGGTACACACCAATCCCAgttccataaaacaaacaaactactgACAGATGAGAAccacaggtggagaaggctttATATTTCCTACTTGAGGATGGGATTTTCAGAATGGAGAAAACGATTTTACAGTATGATAAAATGATCCCTAGGACAGGAAAAATGCCAAGTATGACACCAATAAAGTATATTATTATGTTACTGCTGAGTGTATTAGAACAAGCAAGATTAAGGAGTTGTGAAGGATGACAGAAGAAATTTGCAATTTCCACATCCTTGAAGCAAGTAACTTGTATGGCAATCAAGTTGTGCAGCTGTGACTCAAAAACACTGACTgaaaaagacaacaaaattaaGACAGCACAGACCTGAGGGTTCATAATGACAGTGTAACGAAGTGGATGACAGATGGCCACAAATCGGTCATAAGCCATCACAGTTAGAATCATGTCATCCATAcatacaaaaaatagaaaaagagacatTTGTGTCAAGCAGCCTGCATAGGAAATAGCTCTGCTATGCATTTTGAGGCCCACAATCATCTTTGGGATGGTGGTAGAGATGAAAAATATATCAATCAAAGATAAGTTGGACAGGAAAAAGTACATAGGGGTATGGAGGTGTGAGTCAAAGATGATGATCAAGATGATGAGCAGGTTCCCAAGCACAGTGACCAGGTACATTGATAGAAAGAATCCAAAGAGGAAAAGCTGCAGATCTGGATCCTCTGAAATTGCCATGAGATGAAATTCCAAGACATTTGTTAAATTCTTTACATCATTATGAATCACcctttagaagaagaaaatgtattcaaATGATGAGACAAATAGAAGAGCACCCACAACTCCTTATATTTCTCATGCAGATTCTCTCAAGTAAAATACTACTACTTGAGTTTCATAGATCTTATTAATGCATCCCAGTTTTGAAAACACAGCATGTGTAGAATCCCATCCttaatgttttctattatatAGTCATAAATATGTGCACATTAGAGGATTTTAATTAATCTTAGGACAAAAACAACtctagaaaggaggaaaaaacttGTGATGATAGTCAAGTAGTGACAATTCttaagagaaaatagagaataaCAGAAgttcatttaagaaaaatattatagcaaaagaaaattaacaagtCAAAAAATACCAAATACCCATccattattttagaatattataaaattagTTTGAGGGTTTGTACATATTGTATAACAATAAGAACTGCTTTGTTTAAACAGTATATTAAAGTTGATAATATTTGTGGATTACAGGTACCATTTTCAtatatcaatttttaattttttcctgacTTTCTACACTCAATGATTTAGTTCCTCACacaaatattatttctatttcaaactaattaaatgaatatttaaataataatctcTTCCTTACTTTTGACTATCCCAAATTTTCTGATATGGTAAGACCTATGGTCACCTATTATCACTGGCAACAAAGGTTAACAAAAGGACTGGAAAAGGGGGATATCACTTCATTACATAGGCTTTCTGCACATCTGTTTGTTTAATTCTGGACTAAACATCTAAATTTATCTTTATGTTTCAATTGAATCATAGAAACTGTTTCACACACCCATCCAAGTGTTTTGTTTATGTCATTTTATTACAATTAAATAGTCAATATAAGTTATGAAATTAActtcaattttaatatattatttattccaTGTCATATATTCCACACAGGCAAAAGAATATGCTCAGCCATTTTTCTAATTATTCTCTAACATAAAGTTGAATAATTTAGTTTAAGAAAATCTAAAATCTCATTTACTAGAAttaaccttatttgtaatagactAAAGAAAATATTCTGATAATTTTTACACAATTACTTAATTTCCAATTCAAGACATATATTCATGTTCAGCATATCGTGCTATGAATAAGTAATGAAAATATACTTGACAGTAATGCTCCATCATTTTTAAGCTGGGGAAAATATTTACCTCCTTTCTTTCTATACCTTCATAAAGACACTTGACTAAGTGTTTAATTGGTTAGCCAGAGTATCTCaacttttacacacatacacacacacacacacacacacacacacacacacactcacacacacacacacatacatacacatttttcaatttaattttgaaaCTAAATACATGACAGTAACTTTCAAGGtatttgtttccttctgaggATGAGAAATGCTGTCTTAGAATATTTCCTGACATTCAGAAAATGCTTAATGAGTAAGAACTCTTGTTACAGTCAATCATGCaattttatatagaaatacaTACTTGATAATatttatatcataaatatatttcaaaatatgaaaattacaTATGGAGTTTTTAcacttaaattaaatttattacaaTTAAATAGTCAATTTAAGTGCTTTGCAATCCTCTTATTATTTCATCTGTGCAATTGGAATTATTTCTTGCATTTGATGGGTAGCTCTTTCTCACCAATGTATCTATGTTGATATTGATTTTATATCACTcaaaaaatacttcaaaactgTATTTATGTAAAGTTACCTCCTACT
Protein-coding sequences here:
- the LOC116907929 gene encoding olfactory receptor 7E24-like, which translates into the protein MAISEDPDLQLFLFGFFLSMYLVTVLGNLLIILIIIFDSHLHTPMYFFLSNLSLIDIFFISTTIPKMIVGLKMHSRAISYAGCLTQMSLFLFFVCMDDMILTVMAYDRFVAICHPLRYTVIMNPQVCAVLILLSFSVSVFESQLHNLIAIQVTCFKDVEIANFFCHPSQLLNLACSNTLSSNIIIYFIGVILGIFPVLGIILSYCKIVFSILKIPSSSRKYKAFSTCGSHLSVVCLFYGTGIGVYLGSAVSHSPQKNAVASLIYTAVSPMLNPFIYSLRNRDISNALKRFHSRVF